A single window of Ananas comosus cultivar F153 linkage group 19, ASM154086v1, whole genome shotgun sequence DNA harbors:
- the LOC109724819 gene encoding uncharacterized protein LOC109724819 — protein MTRNCNAVVGVEGGGSSGGRGGGGMKKGPWTAAEDAILVDYVRKHGEGNWNAVQRNSGLARCGKSCRLRWANHLRPNLKKGPFRPDEERLILRLHALLGNKWARISSHLPGRTDNEIKNYWNTRLKRRQRAGLPVYPPDIKRDDRLPRHSVPHSAAAPPPSPPPLQPLHTEFIFDPAVAAAAPPGYPLSPANSITATPASAAAAIPMLAQHNPHFASHLPELQLLHFGASSPSSAVFAELPSNQLLFPEPLHLHDYGGGGGGGGGGGGGGVFFDALLMQEEVRVGGGGDESFLLGRTGSLPELVPEEQDSEWLHVNGGGGGGGSKRITSPEAITTIQQQYLNGIRTDCLNETKQKREAESCGDEISCLFEGMPTATMTATFAEWFSTDGCCGSGEASNGPSSVITTDDGTEQLGMQHFASSSPPPLAAASASASASGREWSIGSCI, from the exons atgACAAGGAACTGCAATGCGGTAGTCGGAGTCGAAGGCGGTGGCAGCAGtggtggcagaggaggaggggggatgAAGAAGGGGCCGTggacggcggcggaggatgcAATACTGGTAGACTACGTTCGGAAGCACGGGGAGGGGAACTGGAACGCAGTGCAACGGAACAGCGGGCTCGCCAGGTGCGGAAAGAGCTGCAGGCTGCGGTGGGCCAACCACCTCCGGCCGAACCTGAAGAAGGGGCCCTTCCGGCCGGACGAGGAGCGCCTCATCCTGCGCCTCCACGCCCTGCTCGGCAACAAGTGGGCCCGCATCTCGTCCCAC CTGCCTGGCAGGACCGACAACGAGATCAAGAACTACTGGAACACCCGGCTCAAGCGCCGGCAGCGTGCCGGTCTCCCGGTGTACCCGCCGGACATCAAGCGCGATGACCGCCTCCCCCGCCACTCCGTCCCCCACTCGGCTGCGGCACCGCCACCGTCTCCGCCTCCGCTCCAACCCCTCCACACCGAATTCATTTTCGACCCTGCGgtagccgccgccgcccccccgGGCTACCCCTTATCCCCAGCAAACAGCATCACCGCCACCCCCGCCAGTGCCGCCGCTGCGATCCCTATGTTGGCCCAGCACAACCCCCACTTTGCGAGCCACCTCCCCGAGCTGCAGCTGCTCCACTTTGGCGCTTCGTCGCCCTCGTCCGCAGTTTTTGCGGAGCTCCCTTCGAACCAACTGTTGTTTCCGGAGCCACTACATCTGCATGACtacggtggcggtggcggtggcggtggcggtggcggtggcggtggggTGTTTTTTGATGCATTGCTGATGCAAGAGGAGGTGAGAGTTGGTGGCGGTGGTGATGAAAGCTTCTTGCTGGGGAGGACGGGGTCGCTGCCGGAGTTGGTTCCGGAAGAGCAGGACTCAGAGTGGCTTCACGtcaatggcggcggcggcggcggcggcagcaaaAGAATCACTTCTCCAGAAGCAATTACCACCATACAACAACAATATCTTAACGGTATCAGAACCGATTGCCTCAACG AAACCAAGCAGAAGAGGGAAGCCGAGAGCTGCGGCGACGAGATCTCGTGCCTCTTCGAGGGAATGCCGACCGCGACAATGACGGCAACATTCGCAGAATGGTTCAGCACCGATGGCTGCTGCGGCAGCGGGGAGGCGTCGAACGGCCCGTCGTCCGTGATAACCACCGACGACGGCACCGAGCAGCTCGGGATGCAGCACTTCGCCTCCTCGTCGCCGCCCCCCCTTGCAGCGgcatcggcgtcggcgtcggcgtcgggcCGAGAATGGAGCATTGGCTCATGCATTTGA